A DNA window from Candidatus Protochlamydia naegleriophila contains the following coding sequences:
- the trpS gene encoding tryptophan--tRNA ligase: MTEKKRILTGDRPTGLLHLGHYVGSLKNRIALQDTYECYIIIADLHTLTTKPSKEEILLLRENVRLMVLDYLACGLDPKKVTIYLQSATPAVYEMNLIFEMLISLNRLTGLPSLKEMARNAHLDNDSIPFGLIGYPVLQTADILMPKAHLVPVGKDNEAHIELARDIARRFNQYYGEIFPMPEVLLSETPTLIGTDGKGKMSKSANNTILLSDDAKAVEKKVKGMYTDPNRLRADTPGTVEGNPVFIYHDLFNTRKDEVEDLKSRYREGRVGDVEVKAKLTTAINEFLEPIRERRKLYECEKGLIEEIIYDGTEKMNEVSQATLKEMRNAMGMGGAWNKISRVARDRKKQMTGS; the protein is encoded by the coding sequence ATGACTGAGAAAAAACGGATTTTAACGGGCGATCGTCCAACGGGGCTTCTCCATTTAGGGCACTATGTCGGCTCGCTCAAAAATCGCATTGCACTGCAAGATACCTATGAATGCTATATCATTATTGCTGACTTGCACACCCTAACGACAAAGCCTTCAAAAGAGGAAATCCTGTTGCTGCGCGAGAATGTGCGCCTGATGGTGCTCGATTATTTAGCTTGTGGACTCGATCCAAAAAAAGTGACCATCTATCTTCAGTCTGCCACGCCTGCAGTCTATGAGATGAATTTGATCTTTGAAATGCTCATCTCTCTTAATCGTTTAACAGGTCTTCCGAGCCTCAAGGAAATGGCACGTAATGCCCATTTGGACAATGACAGCATTCCCTTTGGCTTAATCGGCTATCCTGTTTTGCAAACGGCCGATATTCTAATGCCAAAAGCTCACCTTGTTCCGGTTGGCAAAGACAACGAGGCGCATATCGAGCTTGCTCGCGACATTGCAAGGCGTTTCAATCAGTACTATGGCGAGATTTTCCCCATGCCAGAAGTCTTGCTCAGCGAAACGCCTACTTTAATTGGAACGGACGGCAAAGGTAAGATGAGTAAGTCGGCTAATAATACGATTTTGTTATCCGATGATGCCAAGGCAGTCGAGAAAAAAGTGAAAGGAATGTATACAGATCCTAATCGTCTTCGTGCCGATACACCGGGTACCGTTGAAGGCAACCCTGTTTTCATTTATCACGATCTTTTTAATACGCGCAAAGATGAGGTGGAAGATCTAAAATCGCGTTATCGCGAAGGGCGTGTCGGGGATGTTGAAGTGAAAGCAAAACTAACGACTGCAATCAATGAATTTTTAGAACCGATCCGTGAAAGACGCAAGCTTTATGAGTGTGAAAAAGGATTAATCGAAGAAATTATTTACGATGGCACCGAAAAAATGAATGAAGTGTCGCAAGCAACTCTTAAAGAGATGCGAAATGCAATGGGAATGGGCGGCGCTTGGAATAAAATTTCAAGGGTAGCAAGAGACCGCAAAAAGCAAATGACCGGATCATAA
- a CDS encoding pseudouridine synthase: MEKNRLSKILAAAGVASRRACEELIFEGHVKVNGQVVLVPQTLVNAETDLITVRDQPINKKEDKVYYLLNKPAGYICSARKTGQAKLVLDLFQDEGHRLFTVGRLDKDTQGLLIVTNDGHFANEVIHPSANIQKEYLAKTDQEISHEHLIAITNGTLVEGAFVKPIKVQKVRRGTLKIVIGEGKKREVRLLLNAAGLKVQELTRIRLGGLHLGPLPLGSWRPLTEIEKKLIFAQ, encoded by the coding sequence GTGGAAAAGAATCGATTAAGTAAAATCCTCGCAGCAGCCGGTGTTGCTTCGCGAAGAGCTTGTGAAGAACTTATTTTTGAAGGACATGTCAAAGTCAACGGGCAAGTCGTACTTGTTCCGCAAACTCTTGTCAATGCTGAAACTGATCTAATCACCGTTCGCGACCAGCCCATCAATAAGAAAGAAGATAAAGTTTATTATCTACTCAATAAACCTGCTGGCTATATCTGTTCTGCCAGAAAAACAGGACAAGCCAAGCTTGTCTTAGATCTCTTCCAAGATGAAGGACATCGCCTCTTCACTGTTGGCCGCTTGGATAAAGATACACAAGGACTATTGATTGTGACCAATGACGGTCATTTTGCCAATGAAGTCATCCACCCTTCAGCCAATATACAAAAAGAGTACTTAGCCAAGACCGATCAGGAAATTTCTCATGAGCATCTCATAGCTATTACCAATGGTACATTAGTAGAAGGGGCTTTTGTCAAGCCTATCAAAGTTCAAAAAGTGCGCCGCGGCACACTCAAAATTGTCATTGGCGAAGGTAAAAAACGAGAAGTGCGCCTCCTCCTCAATGCGGCTGGCTTAAAAGTCCAAGAATTAACGCGTATCCGTTTGGGCGGACTCCACTTGGGCCCCTTGCCGCTCGGAAGTTGGCGCCCTTTGACAGAAATAGAAAAAAAATTGATTTTTGCACAATAA
- a CDS encoding cysteine desulfurase family protein: MTHSPIYLDNSTTSRPSAQAITQMMPYLTERWGLPSAPHQKGQELFPALKEYYKMLYSFLGAEEVDQFVLTSSGAEAVNQVVSSVYRDTTLPTGKNQFITSNADEAPALMAMSRLEPVGCVAKMIEVDSNGIVTAQALAEAISPRTALVSLSWANGLTGVVQPVADIAELCRQRGIRLHLDATHVLGKLFYELEEIKPDFITFNGDQLHAPKGTGGLYIRQGIKCSPFIAGGSDQAGLRAGGLNMAALAALAYASQEALECRDLICTETARLKYKLETGIVKAYPEAKICFKEQERLPHCTTLLFPGIASEALLYLLNRKGVYACIGGGSFQQLGLLLIASGMEENLAYSAISFSLSRYTTEAEIDRAIELIAESAHTLAKTSRRLFETKETL; encoded by the coding sequence ATGACCCATTCTCCCATTTATTTGGATAATAGCACCACGAGCCGCCCCTCCGCGCAAGCCATCACGCAAATGATGCCTTATTTGACTGAAAGATGGGGCCTTCCTTCTGCTCCTCATCAAAAAGGGCAGGAGCTTTTTCCTGCTTTAAAAGAGTATTATAAGATGCTCTATTCTTTTTTAGGCGCGGAAGAAGTCGATCAGTTTGTTTTAACTTCTTCTGGCGCTGAAGCGGTGAATCAAGTCGTTTCTTCTGTCTATCGCGACACGACTCTGCCAACTGGAAAAAATCAATTTATTACTTCGAATGCTGACGAAGCACCAGCCTTGATGGCTATGTCTCGTTTAGAGCCTGTCGGGTGTGTGGCTAAGATGATCGAAGTGGATAGTAATGGAATAGTCACGGCACAAGCTTTGGCGGAAGCCATTTCACCTCGTACGGCGCTTGTATCTCTCTCTTGGGCAAACGGATTAACAGGCGTTGTGCAGCCGGTTGCAGACATTGCCGAACTCTGCAGACAGCGGGGGATTCGCCTGCATTTGGATGCCACACATGTCTTGGGCAAGCTTTTTTATGAGCTCGAAGAGATTAAACCCGACTTTATTACATTTAACGGCGATCAGCTGCACGCGCCTAAAGGCACGGGCGGACTCTATATTAGGCAGGGAATCAAGTGTTCTCCCTTTATTGCCGGAGGATCGGATCAAGCCGGCTTGAGAGCTGGTGGATTAAACATGGCCGCGCTCGCCGCTTTGGCCTACGCTTCGCAAGAAGCGTTGGAGTGCCGCGATCTCATCTGTACAGAGACCGCCAGGCTTAAGTATAAATTGGAAACGGGCATAGTCAAAGCTTATCCTGAAGCTAAGATTTGCTTTAAAGAGCAAGAAAGGCTGCCGCACTGCACGACCTTATTATTTCCAGGTATTGCGAGTGAAGCGTTGCTGTATTTATTAAACCGTAAAGGGGTGTATGCCTGCATTGGCGGTGGAAGCTTTCAGCAGCTGGGACTGCTTCTCATCGCATCTGGCATGGAAGAAAATCTAGCCTATAGTGCAATTTCTTTCAGCCTCTCTCGCTACACGACCGAAGCTGAAATTGATCGGGCCATTGAATTGATTGCTGAAAGTGCTCATACACTTGCTAAAACATCTCGCCGTCTTTTTGAGACAAAGGAAACCCTATAA
- a CDS encoding 2,3-bisphosphoglycerate-dependent phosphoglycerate mutase: protein MAKLILMRHGQSQWNLYNLFTGWVDIPLSSKGVEEALEGGRIIKDEPIDLIFTSSLIRAQMTAMLAMTLHHSGKVPVILHPGEGHLEEWATIYSPETESQTIPVIRAWQLNERMYGELQGVNKAEMAEKYGPEQVHIWRRSFDVPPPNGESLQMTAARSIPYFEDAIVPQLEQGKNIFVAAHGNSLRSIIMKLDGLTSQEVVSLELATGHPIIYEYRQGQYFKQV from the coding sequence ATGGCTAAGTTAATTTTGATGCGCCACGGACAGTCTCAGTGGAATTTATACAATCTGTTTACGGGGTGGGTTGACATTCCACTTTCATCAAAAGGTGTGGAAGAGGCTTTAGAAGGCGGAAGAATAATTAAAGATGAACCGATCGATCTCATCTTTACTTCCTCTTTGATTCGAGCCCAGATGACAGCCATGCTGGCTATGACTTTGCATCATTCAGGCAAGGTTCCAGTGATCTTGCATCCGGGTGAAGGACATTTGGAAGAATGGGCCACTATTTACAGTCCAGAAACAGAGTCTCAAACGATTCCTGTCATTCGTGCATGGCAACTCAATGAAAGAATGTACGGCGAATTGCAGGGCGTTAACAAGGCAGAAATGGCTGAAAAATATGGTCCCGAACAAGTTCACATTTGGAGGCGAAGCTTCGATGTTCCTCCTCCCAATGGAGAAAGCTTACAGATGACGGCCGCACGCTCGATTCCTTATTTTGAAGATGCAATCGTTCCACAATTAGAACAGGGAAAAAATATTTTCGTTGCAGCCCATGGCAATTCGCTTCGATCGATCATCATGAAATTGGATGGATTGACGTCTCAGGAAGTGGTGAGCCTCGAATTGGCAACCGGACATCCGATTATTTATGAATACAGGCAAGGACAATACTTTAAACAAGTGTGA
- the uvrB gene encoding excinuclease ABC subunit UvrB: MSKGQLFRLHTDFEPRGDQPEAINKLTAGVLQSRRSQVLLGITGSGKTFTMANVIAKVQRPTLILAHNKTLAAQLYQEFKTFFPDNAVEYFVSYYDYYQPEAYVPRTDTYIEKDMSINDKIDKMRLSATRSLLERSDVIIVSSVSCIYGLGSPEYYRGMNLSLEVGQTRRRDDILLHLVEMQYKRNDFEFVRSNFRVRGDVLDIFPAYEEDIAIRVEMFGDEIEQISEIDPLTGKLKRRLNGVTIYPSSHHVTPEEVRLKAMETIRAELEERKKYYESEKKLLELERIQQRTMYDLEMLKEVGTCKGVENYSRHFSMRQPGEPPPCLIDYFPPDYLLVIDESHQTLPQMHAMFNGDRARKQTLVDFGFRLPSAFDNRPLKFEETYSRIHQVIYVSATPGVWEVQEAGGEVVEQVIRPTGLLDPIIEVRPASGQVDDCLAEIRAHVDKGGRVLVTTLTKRLAEELTNYLNELNVKAKYLHSDIDTIERVQIIRDLRFGEFDVLVGINLLREGLDIPEVSLVAILDADKEGFLRSETSLIQTCGRAARNAEGRVIMYADKITKSIKKTIDTTEARREYQEKYNREHGITPQTVKREISVLVESEEDQVTYPAKLDEEFFKAAEEAHHYLSVEEVRLKIKECETEMKKAAKEFRFEEAAEWRDKMRRYQQMELTLG; encoded by the coding sequence ATGAGCAAGGGGCAATTGTTTCGCTTACATACTGATTTTGAGCCAAGGGGCGACCAGCCAGAAGCCATTAATAAGCTAACGGCTGGAGTTTTGCAGAGCAGGCGATCCCAGGTCTTGCTTGGAATTACAGGTTCTGGAAAGACGTTTACTATGGCTAATGTCATTGCAAAGGTTCAACGTCCGACGTTGATTTTGGCTCATAACAAAACCCTGGCGGCTCAGCTTTATCAGGAGTTTAAGACGTTTTTCCCAGACAATGCGGTCGAGTACTTTGTTTCCTATTACGACTATTATCAGCCGGAAGCCTATGTACCGCGGACCGATACTTATATCGAAAAGGACATGTCGATTAACGATAAAATCGACAAGATGCGATTGAGTGCTACGCGCTCTTTGCTGGAGCGTTCGGACGTCATCATTGTGTCTTCAGTCTCCTGCATTTACGGTTTGGGTTCTCCAGAGTACTATCGAGGAATGAATTTGTCTTTGGAAGTTGGTCAAACGAGGCGTCGCGATGACATTTTGCTTCATCTAGTTGAAATGCAGTACAAACGCAATGATTTTGAATTTGTGCGTTCGAATTTTAGGGTCAGGGGCGATGTATTGGATATTTTTCCAGCTTATGAAGAAGACATTGCCATCCGCGTTGAGATGTTTGGTGATGAAATTGAGCAGATCAGCGAAATCGATCCTTTGACCGGCAAGCTCAAACGCCGTCTCAATGGAGTCACTATCTATCCAAGTTCCCACCACGTAACTCCTGAAGAAGTTCGCTTGAAAGCAATGGAAACCATTCGTGCAGAATTAGAGGAGCGCAAAAAGTATTATGAGAGTGAAAAAAAACTTTTAGAGCTTGAGAGAATTCAGCAAAGAACGATGTATGATTTGGAGATGCTGAAGGAGGTGGGAACCTGTAAGGGGGTCGAAAATTATTCACGCCATTTTAGCATGAGGCAGCCAGGAGAGCCGCCTCCTTGCTTAATAGACTACTTTCCTCCAGATTACCTGCTTGTTATCGATGAGTCCCACCAAACATTGCCTCAAATGCATGCCATGTTTAATGGGGACCGTGCACGAAAGCAAACATTGGTCGATTTTGGATTCAGACTGCCTTCGGCTTTTGACAATCGCCCTTTAAAGTTTGAAGAGACATACAGTCGCATTCACCAGGTGATTTATGTCTCTGCTACTCCTGGGGTTTGGGAAGTGCAGGAAGCGGGTGGAGAAGTAGTTGAGCAAGTGATTCGTCCAACAGGCCTTTTAGATCCCATCATCGAGGTGCGTCCAGCTTCTGGCCAGGTGGACGATTGTTTGGCAGAAATTCGCGCTCATGTGGATAAAGGCGGGCGAGTTTTAGTCACAACGCTCACAAAGCGTTTGGCAGAAGAGCTGACAAACTATCTCAATGAATTGAATGTAAAAGCTAAATATCTGCATTCCGATATTGACACGATTGAACGGGTCCAGATTATCCGAGACTTGCGCTTTGGCGAGTTTGATGTCTTGGTGGGGATCAATTTGCTAAGGGAAGGTTTAGACATTCCAGAAGTTTCCTTGGTTGCCATTTTAGATGCCGATAAGGAAGGATTTTTACGTAGCGAAACGTCCTTGATTCAAACATGCGGACGAGCCGCCCGTAATGCAGAAGGGCGCGTGATCATGTATGCTGATAAGATTACGAAGTCTATCAAGAAAACGATCGATACGACAGAGGCAAGGCGAGAGTACCAGGAAAAGTATAATCGTGAGCATGGAATTACTCCTCAAACAGTCAAAAGAGAGATCTCTGTCTTGGTGGAGTCTGAGGAAGATCAAGTCACCTATCCAGCTAAGTTGGATGAAGAGTTCTTTAAGGCGGCTGAAGAGGCGCATCATTACTTAAGCGTTGAAGAAGTCCGCCTAAAAATTAAAGAATGCGAGACAGAAATGAAAAAAGCTGCTAAAGAATTTCGTTTTGAGGAAGCTGCAGAATGGCGCGATAAAATGCGGCGCTATCAACAAATGGAGCTGACTCTCGGTTAA
- a CDS encoding amino acid permease yields MEHYTIKKGSLLGGVLLVAGCCIGAGMLGLPVLSAQAGFNPSVVMFVLCWLFMLCTGLLLLEVNLWFGEEISIITMAERTLGWMGKAVSWFVFLFLFYSLMVAYVAASGSLVTDFITQLSGCVLYPGIGSLLFCLLFGTLIYLGIGAVDWFNRILMMGLIAAYVCLVIMGMPHVDASLLKHQDWGAATLVLPAVIVSFGFHNLVPSLTTYFNSNAKLLVKAIVFGSAVPLVIYLAWEWLILGLVPLSEFKEALDHGEIATEALGDAVGVSWILDIAQAFAFFAIVTSFLSVAVSFVDFLADGLSIKKTPVGKIVLSGLVLGPPLLCSLLYPSIFLIALNYAGGFGAVILFGILPALMVWKGRYTKKLGLPQIVPGGKPLLIAVILFSIWIIALQLN; encoded by the coding sequence ATGGAGCATTATACAATCAAAAAAGGCAGTCTTCTCGGGGGCGTTTTACTCGTTGCTGGGTGTTGTATTGGAGCCGGAATGCTCGGGTTGCCTGTTTTAAGTGCACAAGCAGGTTTTAATCCAAGTGTTGTCATGTTTGTACTCTGCTGGTTATTTATGCTTTGTACGGGGCTTTTACTCTTAGAGGTTAATTTATGGTTTGGCGAAGAGATTAGCATCATTACTATGGCAGAACGGACATTAGGTTGGATGGGAAAAGCTGTCAGCTGGTTTGTTTTTCTTTTTCTTTTCTATTCGTTGATGGTGGCCTATGTGGCTGCCAGCGGCTCTCTGGTAACCGACTTTATTACTCAGTTAAGCGGATGCGTTCTTTATCCTGGCATTGGCAGCCTTCTTTTTTGCCTGTTGTTTGGGACTTTAATCTATCTTGGCATTGGGGCAGTCGATTGGTTTAACAGGATTCTGATGATGGGATTGATTGCGGCGTATGTATGCTTAGTTATCATGGGAATGCCTCACGTGGATGCATCCCTGCTCAAGCATCAGGATTGGGGCGCTGCGACGCTTGTTTTGCCGGCAGTGATTGTCTCTTTTGGCTTTCATAATTTAGTTCCAAGTTTGACGACCTATTTCAATAGCAACGCCAAGCTGCTAGTTAAGGCTATTGTATTTGGAAGTGCGGTTCCGCTCGTCATCTACCTTGCATGGGAATGGTTGATTCTTGGACTCGTTCCGCTATCAGAATTTAAAGAAGCCTTGGATCACGGTGAAATTGCGACTGAAGCTTTGGGAGATGCTGTTGGAGTGTCTTGGATTTTGGATATTGCTCAGGCTTTTGCTTTTTTTGCCATCGTCACCTCCTTCTTAAGCGTCGCGGTAAGCTTTGTCGACTTTTTGGCAGATGGATTATCAATTAAAAAGACTCCTGTTGGTAAGATTGTGCTGTCTGGTTTGGTTTTAGGGCCCCCCTTGCTGTGTTCACTGCTTTATCCCTCCATTTTTTTAATTGCCTTAAATTATGCAGGAGGTTTTGGAGCCGTAATATTGTTCGGAATTTTACCGGCACTGATGGTTTGGAAAGGGCGTTATACAAAAAAATTAGGTTTGCCTCAGATTGTTCCAGGCGGAAAGCCGCTTTTAATTGCCGTGATTCTCTTTTCAATTTGGATCATCGCGTTGCAATTAAATTAA
- a CDS encoding NifU family protein, with amino-acid sequence MSLQTLIQSFPWSRYSKKLLAKIDKPRCVGFFTKEQSAERTMRLIEGKEGKLTDGNAVIFYWLVDPDDGIIVDSKFQAYGQSALIGAAEVACELVIGKNYDQAKRISVELLDKQVRDRQDEPAFPKETSPHLNIILSAIENAAEKCLDIPLSSGYVAPPAPLDIGEILEGGYPGWDELSLTQKVSLIEGVLDRDVRPYIELDAGGVEVLDLVNDWEVQIAYKGSCTSCFSATGTTLSYIQQVLRAKLHPNLHVVPDLSTFHQ; translated from the coding sequence ATGAGCTTGCAAACTCTAATCCAATCCTTTCCATGGTCGCGCTACAGCAAAAAACTGCTGGCTAAGATCGACAAGCCCCGATGCGTCGGATTTTTTACCAAGGAACAATCTGCAGAGCGCACGATGCGCCTGATCGAGGGGAAAGAGGGAAAGCTGACCGATGGCAATGCCGTGATTTTTTATTGGCTGGTGGATCCAGATGATGGCATCATCGTCGATTCCAAGTTTCAAGCTTATGGACAGTCTGCTTTAATTGGCGCTGCTGAAGTGGCCTGTGAGCTGGTGATCGGCAAAAATTATGACCAGGCCAAGCGCATTAGTGTCGAGCTCTTAGATAAACAGGTGAGGGATCGTCAAGACGAGCCGGCCTTTCCTAAAGAAACCTCGCCCCACCTTAACATTATCTTGAGTGCGATTGAAAATGCGGCGGAAAAATGTTTGGATATTCCTTTGTCGTCAGGTTATGTGGCCCCACCCGCTCCCCTTGACATTGGGGAAATATTAGAAGGAGGCTATCCTGGTTGGGATGAGCTTTCACTCACACAAAAAGTAAGTTTGATTGAAGGCGTCTTGGACCGCGACGTGCGCCCTTATATCGAACTGGATGCGGGGGGAGTAGAGGTACTTGACTTGGTCAATGATTGGGAAGTGCAAATTGCCTATAAAGGCTCTTGTACATCATGCTTTTCAGCTACGGGCACAACCCTTTCTTACATTCAGCAAGTTTTAAGAGCTAAGCTCCACCCAAACTTGCACGTCGTACCCGATCTATCCACTTTTCATCAATAG
- a CDS encoding biotin--[acetyl-CoA-carboxylase] ligase, with product MASSILHYHFETIGSTNTWAKEHVEQMDPEGVTLVTASKQTAGRGRFKRRWQSPSKLNIYATFCFHVDAQRTDIGHFPQLLALAAARVLEDLHFNPTLKWPNDVLLNGKKVAGILCETVALPNQKRCVINGIGLNINMPAKLLKKIDRPATSLLVESGEEFDVDTILKVLDVQFTSYLAHFLTHGFEPFFPSFQLRSAFKPGQPVRFHDDRTLLEGFFETLHHDGSVQIKLLDGTSKQFYAGEFVFPAELAHAPEKN from the coding sequence ATGGCTTCCTCGATCTTACACTATCATTTTGAAACAATTGGTTCTACCAATACGTGGGCGAAAGAACACGTCGAGCAAATGGATCCTGAAGGAGTTACATTAGTAACCGCATCCAAACAGACAGCTGGCAGAGGACGCTTTAAAAGGCGCTGGCAATCACCTTCCAAACTCAACATCTATGCCACTTTTTGTTTTCACGTAGATGCCCAGCGAACCGATATTGGACATTTTCCTCAACTTCTAGCGCTTGCAGCCGCACGAGTCTTAGAAGATCTCCATTTTAACCCGACTTTGAAATGGCCCAATGATGTGCTGCTCAATGGCAAAAAAGTAGCCGGTATTTTATGCGAAACCGTAGCTTTGCCAAATCAAAAGCGATGCGTCATCAATGGAATCGGCCTTAACATTAATATGCCGGCGAAACTTTTAAAAAAAATCGACCGCCCTGCCACCTCGCTGCTGGTCGAAAGTGGTGAGGAGTTTGACGTTGACACGATTTTAAAAGTCCTAGACGTGCAATTTACCTCTTACCTGGCTCATTTCCTCACGCATGGATTCGAACCCTTTTTCCCCTCTTTTCAATTGCGTTCCGCCTTCAAGCCTGGCCAGCCTGTCCGCTTTCATGACGACCGCACGTTACTGGAAGGTTTTTTTGAAACTTTGCATCACGACGGTTCCGTACAAATTAAGCTTCTTGACGGTACATCCAAACAATTTTATGCCGGAGAATTCGTGTTTCCTGCAGAGCTAGCCCACGCACCCGAAAAAAATTAG
- a CDS encoding small ribosomal subunit Rsm22 family protein, which produces MKTNKIPPTDFETVMPLLINAWRRFHKLSGPADALQTREFRSVVSAVQKLQKGLETGRDLSGQDYFSQPDLLGAYLLYQWPLHYQEGLSLINELPTVPGRVLDIGSGPGAFSFAALRQGAKEVIALDRSLPALQLAADVCGRYGYPLTIRKHDVRNPAFPVEGQFDLIIVGHCLEELFPDTQKDWFDAQKAWIHSLLERLTPQGYLLLVESSLLHSNRRLLTLRDHLVKDQVPVQAPCVWRGECPSLQAKNSPCYAQRELEKPYLVKEIQRAAQINLGSLKMTYVIFRSPQAHWPALPPKRLYRIISPPIETQTGKRFYLCGTDGKKNLGTHLTKHPQESRAFDYLKRGELISVEEALEKGNLFDIVLGTRMKIEAALNKPLPEEEIEDLPY; this is translated from the coding sequence ATGAAAACAAATAAAATTCCCCCAACAGATTTTGAAACGGTCATGCCTCTTTTAATTAATGCCTGGCGCCGCTTTCACAAACTATCTGGCCCAGCCGATGCCCTGCAAACAAGAGAGTTTCGCAGTGTCGTATCGGCCGTCCAAAAACTGCAAAAAGGATTGGAAACAGGACGTGATTTGAGCGGGCAAGACTACTTTTCGCAGCCCGATTTGCTTGGCGCCTATCTTCTTTATCAATGGCCTTTGCACTATCAAGAAGGTCTAAGCTTGATCAATGAACTACCGACTGTTCCTGGACGAGTATTAGACATTGGAAGCGGGCCTGGAGCCTTTTCCTTTGCCGCTTTGCGCCAAGGAGCAAAAGAGGTCATCGCCTTAGATCGCAGTCTCCCTGCCTTGCAGCTCGCCGCCGACGTATGCGGAAGATACGGCTACCCCCTCACTATTCGCAAACACGATGTGCGCAATCCAGCCTTTCCTGTCGAGGGGCAGTTTGACTTAATCATCGTCGGGCATTGCCTCGAAGAACTATTCCCAGACACACAAAAAGATTGGTTTGATGCACAAAAAGCATGGATCCACTCTTTGCTCGAACGGTTAACTCCGCAAGGTTATTTGCTACTCGTAGAAAGCTCCCTGCTACACTCAAACCGCCGCTTATTGACCTTGCGCGATCACTTGGTGAAAGATCAGGTTCCCGTTCAAGCTCCTTGCGTATGGCGCGGAGAATGTCCCTCTCTACAAGCCAAGAATAGCCCTTGTTATGCGCAGCGCGAACTCGAAAAACCCTATCTCGTAAAGGAAATTCAACGAGCAGCTCAAATTAACCTGGGATCTTTAAAAATGACCTATGTCATTTTCAGAAGCCCCCAAGCACATTGGCCAGCTCTTCCACCAAAACGCCTTTACCGCATTATCAGCCCTCCTATCGAAACTCAAACAGGCAAACGCTTCTACCTCTGCGGAACCGATGGAAAGAAAAATTTAGGCACGCATCTCACAAAGCACCCTCAGGAATCAAGAGCCTTCGATTATCTGAAACGAGGTGAACTGATTTCTGTCGAAGAAGCTCTCGAAAAAGGAAACCTGTTCGATATCGTTCTTGGAACACGGATGAAAATTGAAGCCGCTTTAAATAAGCCCTTGCCGGAAGAAGAGATAGAAGACCTCCCCTACTAG
- a CDS encoding FtsW/RodA/SpoVE family cell cycle protein: MWSPRYLTRLDFRVIPVIISLMVISLLVVSSFTMDPSSDHTEELFLTPVVRSQIQWFAIGLAVYLFFAGFDYNKLREWTWILYVIVLLSLIGLFFTDSIQRVHRWYRIPFINISFQPSEYAKFVVVVTLSWFLERRRSDAGSWSTAFYAGIIVGIPFILILKQPDLGTALVLFPITLVMFYFGDLRPSIVKAMTIGGGLGLFLVAIIFLGILPHETLRPYATKVLKDYQFDRLDPATHHQKAAATAIALGGLTGTGWRKSEFSGRGWLPAPYTDSVYPAFGEEFGFIGLLLLMVLYYALIYFSFQVSAVAKDPFGRLLSAGVTVYLAMHILVNIGMMCGFLPITGVPLVLVTYGGSSILSTMMALGILQSIYSRRFMF, encoded by the coding sequence ATGTGGAGTCCTCGTTATCTTACTCGTTTAGACTTTAGAGTCATCCCCGTTATCATTAGTTTAATGGTGATCAGTCTGCTGGTGGTATCATCTTTTACAATGGATCCATCGTCTGACCATACGGAAGAATTATTTTTAACGCCCGTTGTGCGCTCTCAAATTCAGTGGTTTGCGATTGGGCTGGCCGTTTATCTTTTCTTTGCAGGCTTTGACTACAATAAATTAAGGGAATGGACCTGGATTTTATACGTCATCGTCCTCTTGTCATTGATTGGCCTCTTTTTTACCGACTCCATTCAACGCGTACATAGATGGTATCGAATTCCCTTCATCAACATCAGTTTTCAACCATCGGAATATGCTAAATTTGTGGTGGTGGTCACTTTGAGTTGGTTTTTAGAAAGAAGGCGTTCTGATGCAGGTTCGTGGAGTACGGCTTTTTACGCAGGCATCATTGTGGGAATTCCCTTTATTCTCATCCTCAAACAGCCTGATCTAGGCACTGCTTTGGTCCTTTTTCCGATCACATTGGTCATGTTTTATTTTGGTGATTTGCGGCCATCGATTGTTAAGGCGATGACAATTGGAGGGGGGCTTGGCCTCTTTTTGGTCGCCATCATTTTTCTTGGGATTCTTCCGCACGAAACATTGCGACCCTATGCAACTAAGGTTTTAAAGGATTATCAATTTGACCGTTTGGATCCAGCCACCCACCATCAGAAAGCAGCAGCGACTGCCATTGCACTTGGCGGGCTTACGGGTACGGGATGGCGAAAAAGTGAGTTTAGTGGGCGAGGCTGGCTGCCAGCGCCGTATACCGATTCCGTTTATCCCGCTTTCGGAGAAGAATTTGGCTTTATTGGCCTTCTTTTACTCATGGTCCTTTATTATGCTTTAATCTATTTTAGTTTTCAGGTCAGTGCAGTTGCAAAAGACCCTTTCGGCCGATTACTCTCAGCTGGTGTGACGGTTTACTTGGCGATGCACATTCTCGTTAACATCGGAATGATGTGTGGCTTTTTGCCTATTACGGGTGTTCCTCTGGTTCTTGTGACTTATGGCGGATCATCTATCTTATCAACAATGATGGCTTTAGGTATTTTACAAAGCATTTATAGTCGGAGGTTCATGTTTTAA